A genomic region of Persephonella marina EX-H1 contains the following coding sequences:
- a CDS encoding ferredoxin, whose product MKVKVSVDQDLCTACALCYDELPEVYEDRGDGIAKVKDDVGGDGAVIEGEIAERAAEISEECPSGALVTEIIEE is encoded by the coding sequence ATGAAAGTCAAAGTTTCAGTGGATCAGGACCTGTGCACAGCCTGTGCATTATGTTATGATGAGCTTCCTGAGGTTTACGAAGACAGGGGGGATGGTATAGCTAAAGTAAAAGATGATGTTGGTGGAGACGGTGCTGTTATTGAAGGTGAGATAGCCGAAAGAGCTGCTGAGATATCTGAAGAATGTCCTTCCGGAGCTTTAGTAACAGAGATTATAGAGGAATAG
- a CDS encoding pseudouridine synthase, translating into MFNKPSGYITAVKDERYPTVMDFFADLPFSKKLFPVGRLDIDTEGLLIITDDGQLAHRIAHPKWEIEKEYYAVVKGDISDLDLSRFEKEGIVLKKEKYRTKPFKINIISTSEERSEIYITVREGKYHIVKRIMEELGHPVLYLKRVRIGPLRLDEDLEEGDFRELTDEEIEKLKRSVNLL; encoded by the coding sequence ATGTTCAACAAACCTTCAGGTTATATAACAGCTGTTAAAGATGAGAGATACCCGACTGTTATGGATTTTTTTGCTGATCTCCCATTCAGTAAAAAACTTTTCCCTGTAGGAAGGTTAGATATTGATACAGAAGGCCTTTTAATAATAACAGATGACGGTCAGCTTGCACACAGAATAGCCCATCCAAAATGGGAGATTGAGAAGGAGTACTACGCAGTAGTTAAAGGGGACATATCAGATCTTGATCTTTCAAGATTTGAGAAGGAAGGTATAGTCCTAAAAAAGGAAAAGTACAGAACAAAACCCTTCAAAATAAATATCATATCAACCTCAGAGGAAAGATCAGAGATATATATAACAGTACGTGAAGGTAAATACCATATCGTAAAAAGGATAATGGAAGAGCTTGGTCATCCTGTTCTTTATCTTAAAAGGGTGAGAATTGGACCTTTACGTCTGGATGAGGATCTTGAGGAAGGTGATTTTAGAGAACTGACAGATGAGGAGATAGAAAAACTAAAAAGATCAGTAAATCTGCTATGA
- a CDS encoding MFS transporter — protein sequence MRKIPFLSWALFDFAETVFSANIISVFFPLWIINTLGGSSYHYSVVYSLSVFISIFLGIITGKFADERGYKDLFFKFAVLSVIFFLFTLYFIDSLIAALSIFFVMNLFYQQSLIFYNSLLYDISTEKERGFISGVGVGIGYIGGVVSLLISNYLADSPSQTFLITAFIFTFFAIPSVIFVRSKKKEKFFRINIREIFRDKPFFLFILAVLLLTDAAHGLIIFMSIYLNKVMLFSQDQIVNIIALAGIFAIICAPAVGFLLHKVSPVRFFQFVFLGWFLAFLALLLSDRFTIYIVAVVFGMLLSSLWTTMRVVLISISPEHQLTTRFAFMALSERMASIVSPLIWGGVVFVLGEKAFSYKVATFILSIFPLLGFFVYRMFLRST from the coding sequence ATGAGAAAGATACCTTTTCTATCATGGGCTCTTTTTGATTTTGCCGAGACTGTGTTCTCAGCAAATATAATATCTGTATTTTTCCCATTATGGATCATAAATACACTCGGTGGAAGCTCCTACCATTACTCAGTTGTTTACTCACTATCTGTTTTTATATCAATATTCCTAGGGATAATAACAGGAAAGTTTGCTGATGAGAGAGGATACAAAGATCTTTTCTTCAAGTTTGCTGTTCTTTCTGTTATATTCTTCCTTTTCACACTTTACTTTATAGACTCACTTATCGCTGCGCTGTCAATATTCTTTGTTATGAACCTTTTTTACCAGCAGAGTCTTATATTTTATAACTCACTGCTCTACGACATATCAACAGAGAAGGAGAGAGGTTTTATCTCAGGTGTTGGCGTTGGGATAGGCTATATAGGAGGTGTTGTAAGCCTTCTGATATCTAACTATCTCGCAGACAGTCCGTCACAGACATTCCTTATAACAGCATTCATTTTCACATTTTTTGCCATTCCTTCCGTTATTTTTGTCAGATCAAAGAAGAAAGAAAAGTTTTTCAGGATAAATATCAGAGAGATATTCAGAGATAAACCTTTTTTTCTTTTTATACTTGCTGTCCTTCTTCTAACAGATGCAGCCCATGGACTTATCATATTTATGTCCATCTACCTTAATAAAGTAATGCTCTTCTCACAGGATCAGATAGTAAACATAATAGCTTTAGCAGGTATATTTGCTATCATCTGTGCTCCCGCTGTAGGATTTTTACTCCATAAGGTCTCACCTGTAAGATTTTTCCAGTTTGTGTTCCTCGGGTGGTTTCTGGCATTTTTAGCTCTTCTGTTATCAGACAGGTTTACAATCTATATAGTTGCTGTAGTATTTGGTATGCTCCTCTCATCCCTCTGGACAACGATGAGAGTTGTCCTTATATCAATATCCCCCGAACACCAGTTAACCACAAGGTTTGCATTTATGGCATTATCAGAGAGGATGGCCAGTATAGTGTCACCTCTTATATGGGGAGGTGTTGTTTTTGTCCTCGGAGAAAAAGCTTTTTCTTATAAGGTCGCAACATTTATACTCAGTATATTCCCTTTACTCGGATTTTTTGTTTACAGAATGTTTTTAAGATCTACCTGA
- a CDS encoding HU family DNA-binding protein yields MTKAELVAKVAAEAGVTKASAERCVNAFVKALTEALEKGERVALPGLGVFNVKERKARKGRNPRTGEEITIPARKVVTFHAAKALKEKVK; encoded by the coding sequence ATGACAAAAGCAGAACTCGTAGCAAAAGTAGCAGCTGAGGCAGGAGTGACAAAAGCATCTGCAGAGAGATGTGTTAACGCATTCGTGAAAGCTCTTACAGAAGCTCTTGAGAAAGGTGAAAGAGTAGCTCTCCCAGGTCTTGGCGTATTCAACGTCAAAGAAAGAAAAGCAAGAAAAGGTAGAAACCCAAGAACAGGAGAAGAGATCACAATACCTGCAAGAAAGGTTGTTACTTTCCACGCTGCTAAAGCTTTAAAAGAGAAAGTAAAGTAA